A stretch of the Mycobacterium shigaense genome encodes the following:
- a CDS encoding ferritin-like domain-containing protein, with the protein MTSAEPTPGASPKRAPVPKDADSAALCEALAVEHSTIYGYGIVSALSPPGVNNLVVDALNQHRQRRDDVIAMLAARKVTAPIAAAGYQLPMLVASGADAARLAVRMENDGATAWRAVIEHAETAGDRAFASTALTQSAVMAARWNRVLGAWPITTTFPGGNE; encoded by the coding sequence ATGACCTCGGCCGAACCCACCCCGGGCGCATCGCCGAAACGCGCCCCGGTTCCCAAGGATGCCGACAGCGCGGCGTTGTGCGAGGCGCTGGCGGTCGAACACTCGACGATTTACGGCTACGGCATCGTCTCGGCGCTGTCGCCGCCCGGCGTGAACAACCTGGTGGTGGACGCGCTGAATCAGCACCGTCAGCGCCGCGACGACGTCATCGCCATGCTGGCCGCCCGCAAGGTCACCGCACCGATCGCGGCCGCCGGCTACCAGTTGCCGATGCTGGTGGCCAGCGGGGCCGACGCGGCCCGCCTGGCGGTGCGGATGGAGAACGACGGGGCGACGGCCTGGCGCGCCGTGATCGAGCACGCCGAGACGGCCGGCGACCGCGCGTTCGCCTCGACGGCCCTGACGCAGAGCGCGGTGATGGCTGCCCGGTGGAACCGGGTGCTGGGCGCCTGGCCCATCACGACAACTTTCCCCGGCGGCAACGAATAG
- the rimP gene encoding ribosome maturation factor RimP: MTTGLPSAMQVIELLSGEFARAGYEIEDVVIDTRARPPRIMVVADGDTALDLDTIATLSRSAATLLDDLNDIDDRYVLEVSSPGIDRPLTTEKHFRRARGRKVELTLSDGSALTGRIGRTHPGAVSLVVRAGSKLAVRAIPFDDITKAVVQVEFSPPAQAELELATRDRADRTEAGT, translated from the coding sequence GTGACCACCGGGCTACCTTCTGCGATGCAGGTGATCGAGCTACTGAGTGGAGAGTTCGCGCGCGCCGGCTACGAGATCGAAGACGTGGTCATCGACACCCGAGCCCGCCCGCCGCGGATCATGGTGGTCGCCGACGGGGACACGGCTCTCGATCTGGACACGATCGCGACGCTGTCGAGATCGGCCGCCACGTTGCTCGACGACTTGAATGACATCGACGACCGCTATGTACTCGAGGTCTCCTCGCCCGGCATCGACCGCCCCCTGACCACCGAGAAACACTTCCGCCGCGCCCGCGGCCGCAAGGTCGAACTGACGCTGTCGGACGGATCGGCGCTGACCGGCCGCATCGGTCGGACCCACCCCGGGGCGGTCTCGCTGGTGGTTCGCGCGGGTAGCAAGCTGGCCGTGCGTGCGATCCCGTTCGATGACATTACAAAAGCCGTTGTCCAGGTGGAGTTTTCGCCGCCGGCTCAGGCTGAGCTGGAACTGGCGACCAGGGATCGGGCCGACAGGACGGAGGCCGGGACATGA
- the nusA gene encoding transcription termination factor NusA, with product MNIDMAALHAIEVDRGISVNELLETIKSALLTAYRHTQGHQTDAHIEIDRKTGVVRVMAREVDEDGNVISEWDDTPEGFGRIAATTARQVMLQRFRDAENERTYGEFSTREGEIVAGVIQRDSRANARGLVVVRMGTETKASEGVIPAAEQVPGESYEHGNRVRCYVVGVTRGSREPVITLSRTHPNLVRKLFSLEVPEIADGSVEIVAVAREAGHRSKIAVRSNVPGLNAKGACIGPMGQRVRNVMSELSGEKIDIIDYDEDPARFVANALSPAKVVSVSVIDQTARAARVVVPDFQLSLAIGKEGQNARLAARLTGWRIDIRGDSPEHPENQSEHGAGHQVAHDH from the coding sequence ATGAACATCGACATGGCCGCGCTGCACGCGATCGAGGTGGACCGGGGCATCTCGGTCAACGAGCTGCTCGAAACCATCAAATCCGCGTTGCTGACCGCCTACCGGCACACCCAGGGGCACCAGACCGACGCGCACATCGAGATCGATCGCAAGACCGGGGTGGTGCGGGTGATGGCCCGCGAGGTCGATGAGGACGGCAACGTCATCAGCGAATGGGACGACACCCCAGAGGGATTCGGCCGGATCGCCGCGACCACGGCGCGTCAGGTCATGCTGCAGCGGTTCCGCGACGCCGAAAACGAGCGCACTTACGGCGAGTTCTCCACCCGCGAGGGCGAAATCGTCGCGGGCGTTATCCAGCGCGACAGCCGGGCCAACGCCCGCGGGCTGGTCGTGGTGCGGATGGGCACCGAAACCAAGGCCTCCGAGGGTGTCATCCCGGCTGCCGAGCAGGTCCCCGGCGAAAGCTACGAGCACGGCAACCGGGTGCGTTGCTACGTGGTGGGGGTGACCCGCGGATCGCGTGAGCCGGTGATCACGCTGTCGCGGACGCACCCGAACCTGGTGCGCAAGCTCTTTTCGCTGGAAGTCCCCGAGATCGCGGACGGATCGGTCGAGATCGTGGCGGTGGCGCGCGAGGCCGGCCACCGATCCAAGATCGCGGTGCGGTCGAACGTCCCGGGGCTGAACGCCAAGGGCGCCTGCATCGGTCCGATGGGCCAACGCGTGCGCAACGTGATGAGCGAGCTGTCCGGGGAGAAGATCGACATCATCGACTACGACGAGGACCCCGCCCGTTTCGTCGCCAACGCCCTGTCGCCGGCCAAGGTGGTGTCGGTCTCGGTGATCGACCAGACCGCCCGCGCCGCCCGGGTGGTGGTTCCCGACTTCCAGTTGTCGCTGGCGATCGGCAAGGAGGGCCAGAACGCGCGGTTGGCCGCCCGGCTCACCGGGTGGCGCATCGACATCCGCGGCGATTCGCCGGAGCATCCGGAAAACCAGAGCGAACACGGCGCCGGCCACCAGGTCGCGCACGATCACTGA
- a CDS encoding YlxR family protein — protein sequence MVAASARNGEYAVIVDAASNLPGRGAWLHPAAQCAQQAVRRRAFTKALRIDRPPDTSAVVEHVQALDSPGREQVAKNMSTP from the coding sequence GTGGTTGCTGCGTCGGCGCGGAACGGCGAATACGCCGTAATCGTTGACGCGGCGAGTAACCTGCCGGGGCGGGGTGCGTGGCTGCATCCCGCGGCGCAGTGCGCACAACAGGCGGTTCGGCGGCGAGCTTTCACCAAAGCGTTGCGCATCGACCGTCCACCGGACACGTCCGCGGTGGTCGAGCACGTACAGGCGCTCGACTCCCCGGGAAGAGAACAGGTAGCGAAGAACATGAGCACACCGTGA